CGACAGTGGTCTCGCCTTTTAATATTTCCGATACGCGTGCCTTTTCAATATTCGAAACAAAAAGCAGTTCGTTAAATCGGTCCCGGCTCAACTCCGTATCATTCTTAATTCCTATGAGAATAAGGCCAAACACTTTCGATCCGATCTTCCATGGAAATTGGTAGTAGGTTCTTGCCGCAATTCCTATGGTTGACAAAAAATTAACAACATATTCATCCGATAATTTTTCGGCTTTTAAGTTGGGATGGGTTAAAAAATACTGCTGCCAGAACGGGATGCTCAACAGTTCATTTTTTATTTTGGTTTCCAATCGATTGCGCGATACTACGGCGCTGAATTCATAATCCTTTTTCTTAACGTCGTAAATAAAATGAACGAGATAATCGGGATCGATCACCAACTGAATAAAATGATTAATCGCTTCACCTAATTTATAAACGTCGTTGGTACTCAGGATGGAATATTGAAGTTCGACAATTTTTTGCAGATCCCACATTTTGCGCTCATAATTTAGGATTTTATCGCGCAATTCCATGTGGATCATAATCTTGATTTTTAATTCGCTAAAATTGGGCGTAAGATCGATGGTGTCGTCAATGCCCAGTTTTTTGATTTCCAGGCGTTCGAAAAGCTCCACATCCGGGATCATTACGATAATGGAAATCAATCGCCCTTCTTTTAATGATTTGATTTTCCTGATAATATCCTTGGCCGATGCGGTCAAAGCGGCGCCCCACAATATCAGATCCGGTTTCATAGATTTGGTAAGATTCAACACCTCTAACGTGTTGGGAGGAATAATGACGGAAAAACCGATCTCCTTAACCCATCTTGAACACTAAAACGGTTTAAGTTATTTAAAAACAACATGTCGTTCTTTTTTATTACCACTACAATATTTAAATTCTTATCTTTTTCATACCTAATGGCTTGGGCTTGATCTTAAATGCCTGCGCCATTAAATAATGGATCGCCTCCGGTTCGGTCGTATCTCTTATAACTAATAAATCTCCTTTCTGCGTTTTCATCTCCACGCTTACTCGCTGCTGTACGGAAAGTAATTCACGAATGGTTGTCCAGCGATGATAAACGCCTGCATCATGTAATTGTTTTTGAAGACTTATCAATACATGAAAGGCTAAAATCGAAATGAAAATATGCCCTTCAATGCGTTTATCCTTCTGGTGAAAATTAGGCCTTAAGCCTAATTCACTCTTCAACGAGCGAAATCCATCCTCCACATCCGTTAAACTGATGTAGAGCTGCCAAATCTCACGATCCGTTAAATCCAGACGACTCGTCCGTAAATAATACGTGCCGGAAAATCGATCATCCATCTTTTGCTCATCTTTTATCTTCCAGCTGATCTCTGTCACGATACCATTGTGATGCTCAACCGTAATATCATAAAAATAGGCCACCTTTGCATGACGTTCCTTTATGCGGCCAATGCGTTCTAAAACCTTGGGATATTTCTTCGTGCCTCGTTTCTTGTGCAAACTCTCCGCCGCATATTTCAACTCCGCCTCAAAGCGCTGCTGATGAAATTGTCGAATGGCTTCCTCTTTCTTTTGCCTTGAGGCGCTGCGACAGTATAAATAAAGCTCTTTATCCTTACGGTAAAGATAGGCTTCCACTTTATGGCGTTGATCGTGATTAATCTCTTTAAAAGCATTTTCTTCGATCTCGATTTCCGGTTTACTGCGTGAGACAACCAGATAGTCGTGTCCACGCTTTGTGATCAGTTGCAAGTTCTCTTCTGTGGCAATCCCGGCATCTAAAATAATCAATTTCCTGACTTTGCCGCCTATCGTATCCAGAATTTTAGACAAAGTCTCTGGTTCGGAAACATTGCCAGAGAAAAGACGACTCTCCTTGGGGAATCCATCCTCATCCAATACCAGGCCTAAAGTAACCAGGGGCATATCGTGACGCTTATCTTTACTACGTCCGCGAGCCTTGAGTTCACTGGTACGGCTACTCTCAAAATACGTATTGGTTAAATCGTACAGGATGATCTTTTCCTGCAAGGAAAATAACAGACGCTCTTGCTCTACTAAACCATTCTCGATTTTGTCCTTATGTTCTAATAATTGATCCGTAATTCGATAAAGTTTATTGTGAGAAAGTCTTGAAAGGTCTAACTCTAAAAGCTCATCGATGGCGCTTTGCTTTTTGACCCAGCGTAAGGTCGCCCATTCGCTTGAGGGGTGCACCAGGCGCCCAACGATCAACAGTTCGGCCAGTTTAATATCCTTCTCCTTAAAGCCCAGCTTTTTTAAAAGTTCATTGAACTTAAGCTTTCTTAACATCATCAAACTGATGTATTCGCCTCCTATACTGCGAGCATCTCTGAATTTGACAGAGCCCGTAAAAATGGTCTCGGTTTCCTGTGGGCTTTCTTTTTTTTCTACCTTTTCTTGTTTTAGTTTGTTTTGAATTAAAAGCGAGGCATAGCGCTGGGCTAATTGTTCAATTTGCTCATCCACTTCGATCAGTGAAGTTTGTCCGCTTATGATCTCTTCGATGCGATTGGCAAGTGTTTTCCATTGGTCTTTAGGAATGGTAAGCTTGCCCAGGTTGAGCAATTTTCTTTGTCTTGGGCCTTTTTCAGTACGATAGGATTCGACCAATTGATGGTAAACGAAGGTTTTATCGTACCCTTTATTCTTTTTTGTGACTTCTTTAATAAACATGTTCAAATATAATCATATCAGTCAATTAAGTCAAGGGGGAAACCAATATAGTATGGGGCACTACAACGACATCTCGAAAACTCGATCCAAAAAAACCAATAACTTACAAAAACCGAAGGTGGAAATTTGGTGATTTGGGCTTAAATTTTGTTCAAGATGGGTTAAGATAGCGGGCAATCCGCTCCTGAATGATGTTGTTGCGATGAATGATTAAGATTTTTTTCCGGCCACTCATATTTTTACCTTTGTAATTACAATTACCGATCTTTCTTCCACCTGAAGCGGCAAACACAAAGCGCTATTTTAAAGCATAGCATACATCAGAGCTGACGGCTTTTTCTATTACGCTGGTAAATGAGGTACATGCCCTCCAGATTGAGGTATTGATCCACATAATCGATGACCTCGGTGTACTCAACGATTTTTTTAGCCAGCCCGCCCGTCGCCACGACGACTGTTTTTTTTCCCAGCTCGTCTTTTAGTTTTTTGACGAATCCTTCAATCAAAAATACCGATCCCCAGAATATACCGCTTTGAATGCTTTCTTCGGTTGTTTGACCAATCATTTTTTCAGGAAACTCAAAATTCACTCTGGGTAGTTTAGCGGCTTTTAAATGTAACGCTTCGATCGAAGTTACAATTCCGGGCGAAATAATTCCCCCCTCGTAGTTGCCGTCGGCATCGATACAATCGATGGTGGTCGCCGTGCCAAAATCGACCACAATACAGGGTTTACCGTATTTGCTGATTCCGGCCACGGCGTTACACAACCGGTCGGCGCCCACCGCCGCCGGATTTTTGTAGAGCACCTTCATTCCCAGATCGATCGTAGCGTCAACGATCAGCGGCTCGTAGTTTAAGTAACGACGCGCAAAATATTGATACACCTCCGTTAAATCCGGCACCACCGAAGAGATGCAGACGCCGTAAATCGAGCTCAGATCTATTTTAGCATGTTCAAAAAAGTGGTGCAACAATACGGCCAGTTCGTCCTCGGTTCGCGCTCTTTCGGAAGCCAGCCGCCAGTGATTTACCAGTTTCTCTTTTTTAAAAAGGCCCACAACCGTGTGCGTATTGCCAATATCAAAAGCCAGAAGCATCTTTATGCCCACTAATAATTTCACCTGTAACCAGCGCATGTAGCTTGCCGGCCATATCCTCGTAAACCAGAAAGCCCGAGTCATTGATATCCCGCACTATGGCTTCCTGTTCTCCAAAAGGCGTTTCTAACAGCACCTTTTGCCCGAACTGATTACAACGCTGCTTCCATTCGTCTATGACCTGGCGGTACAGCGTCCGTTCAAATCGTTCATAATCCTTTTCAAAATTTTCCAGAAAGAGGCACAAAAAATCTTCTCGATCGATGTCCGCGCCGGTTAGTTCCTTTAAAGAGACGGCTAGGTCCCTGATGGCCGGGTCTCGCTCTTCTGGCATTTCGTTGAGATTAATTCCCACGCCCAGCACAAGGGCGACAATCTTTTTATCCTGCAAAATGGATTCGGCTAAAATACCGCTTAGTTTGCGATTATTAACCAGCAGGTCATTGGGCCACTTAAAACGAATATCCACAGGCGGCAAATTTTTGTTTTTGAGATACTGGTCAATGGTATTGGCCAGAATGATGGCAGAGGCCAGGGTTATTTTCTGGGCATATTCAATTTCCAGCTCGGGACGCAGCAAAATACTCAACAATAAATTTTTCCCTTTACTGGAGAACCATCTGCGCTCTTTTCGGCCCCGGCCGGCCGTCTGGAACTCGCTCAAAACCACCGTGCCTTCCGGCGCGCCATCGCGGGCCAGGCCTAACAGGTGGGCATTGGTCGAATCAATCACCTGAAAACAATATAGATTCCGCCCGAGAATCATTGTTTTTAATCTTGTTCTTACGATATCGCAATTTAACATTACTGGAATCCTGTCTGAATTAATTAAATAAGGTAATTCTTTACCAGAGCATCCTTCGTCCTTGAAGTCTTAAAAAGTAATAAAATTATTGACCAAAATCCAGTAAACGATTTGCTGCGATAAAAGATGGTTCCGAAGAACCATCTTTTAACTTAAAAGCTGCTTGGCGATGGTAATCAACTGCATGTTGGAGGTGCCTTCGTAAATGGTGCCGATTTTGGCGTCTCTGAACAGTTTTTCCACCGGATACTCTTTGGTAAAGCCATATCCGCCGAACAAGTCGATGGCCAACGAGGTAATTTTTTGCGCCACCTGCGAAGCAAAATATTTGGCCATGGCGGCTTCTTTAATAAACTTTTGTCCGGCGTCTTTTAATCGCGCGGCGTTGTACACCAGAAGTCTGGCTGCCTCCAGTTCGGTGGCCGCTTCAGCCAGCTGGAACTGCACGCCCTGAAATGTGGCGATGGCTTTGCCAAACTGCTCTCTTTCCTGAGTGTATTGAACGGCGGCGTCCAGCGCTCCCTGAGCAACGCCAATCATCTGAGCGCCAATGCCAATTCGGCCTTCATTTAAGGTTTCGATGGCTACTTTGTACCCTTTGCCCACTTCTCCCAGCACATTTTCTTTGGGCACCTTACAATTTTCTAAAATCAACTCGCAGGTGGACGAGGCGCGAATGCCCAATTTGTCTTCCTTTTTACCCACAGAAAAGCCTTCGAAATCGCGCTCGATAATAAACGCGTTAATTCCCTTGTAACCGGCTTCGGGATTGGCATTGGCAAAGACAATAAAAATTTCGGCTTCGGCGGCATTGGTAATCCATAACTTTTGACCGTTCAAAAGCCAGTAATCGCCTTTATCTTCGGCGCGGCACTTTAAAGCAAAAGCATCGCTGCCCGAACCGGCTTCGGAAAGAGCGTACGAACCAATTTTGGAGCTGCAGAGCTGGGGCAAATATTTTTCTTTGATTTGATCGCTTCCCCAGCGCAGGATGGCGTTGTTTACCAGAGTATTTTGAACGTCAATTACAATGGCTGCCGATGGATCCACCGCGCTTAACGCTTCCACTGCCAGAATGGCCATAAAAAAACTGGATTCCGCGCCGCCGAATTTTTCGGGGACTTCAATACCCATCAGCCCCATTTCAAAAAATTCTTTAATAATGGCCGAATCCATTTGTCCTTTTTCATCCATTTCCCGGGATAAAGGTTTAATCCGTTCTTCGGCGAAAGATTTTACGGAATCGAACAGCATCTGTTCATCTTCGCTCAGCATCGTCAACGGTTGAAAAGCAGAATTACTCATGGACTCCCCCTTTGTTAAGTCAATATGATCGTGACAAAATAAACTGCATCATAAATATAATACATTCAAATGAAAGTTTCACTCTTTTTGCGATATTTTCCGTATTTTTTTTAAGAAGGGCGAAGTTATTCTTTGGTTTGAAAGGCGGAAAGTTGTTTGACCAGCTTCCAGTCAAAACGTCCTTCTCCGAGATAACTATAGGTCACCTGATCCATTAATTTGGTGATAATCGATAACCCTAATCCATGATCGCGCAATATGTGTTCCTTGTTTTCAAAATCTATTTCCGAACCAATATTTTCTTCAAAAATGAACGAAACCGTGAAAGGATCCAAAATTTTGTAGGACACCAACCCGTCCAGCACCCTGTTCAGAGGATACTTTTTGCCCAACAAATAGGGAGGATACGGCGGGTAGTGAGATTCGGCCTGGAAGCCGGGCCCATAATCAAAAATGGAGATGACGATAAAGTTCATATCCATCTCAAACTGGAAGCGTACCATTTCATCAATCGCCGAGGTGTTGGAGTGGTTCACAATATTGATAAACACCTCATTAATCACCGCGCGTAAATGCTGGGCAATTTTTTTTCTCTCGTCCGGATCGATCATCAAATAATTGGATATCAGTTCGGAAAAATCTTCCACCATGTTCGTGTATTCAATTTTGCAGGGAACGTGAAAACGGACGATATCACCCATTTTGTGCTTCCATCCTTTGCAAGGTTAA
This sequence is a window from Caldithrix abyssi DSM 13497. Protein-coding genes within it:
- a CDS encoding type III pantothenate kinase, which gives rise to MTRAFWFTRIWPASYMRWLQVKLLVGIKMLLAFDIGNTHTVVGLFKKEKLVNHWRLASERARTEDELAVLLHHFFEHAKIDLSSIYGVCISSVVPDLTEVYQYFARRYLNYEPLIVDATIDLGMKVLYKNPAAVGADRLCNAVAGISKYGKPCIVVDFGTATTIDCIDADGNYEGGIISPGIVTSIEALHLKAAKLPRVNFEFPEKMIGQTTEESIQSGIFWGSVFLIEGFVKKLKDELGKKTVVVATGGLAKKIVEYTEVIDYVDQYLNLEGMYLIYQRNRKSRQL
- a CDS encoding acyl-CoA dehydrogenase, with protein sequence MSNSAFQPLTMLSEDEQMLFDSVKSFAEERIKPLSREMDEKGQMDSAIIKEFFEMGLMGIEVPEKFGGAESSFFMAILAVEALSAVDPSAAIVIDVQNTLVNNAILRWGSDQIKEKYLPQLCSSKIGSYALSEAGSGSDAFALKCRAEDKGDYWLLNGQKLWITNAAEAEIFIVFANANPEAGYKGINAFIIERDFEGFSVGKKEDKLGIRASSTCELILENCKVPKENVLGEVGKGYKVAIETLNEGRIGIGAQMIGVAQGALDAAVQYTQEREQFGKAIATFQGVQFQLAEAATELEAARLLVYNAARLKDAGQKFIKEAAMAKYFASQVAQKITSLAIDLFGGYGFTKEYPVEKLFRDAKIGTIYEGTSNMQLITIAKQLLS
- a CDS encoding ATP-binding protein produces the protein MGDIVRFHVPCKIEYTNMVEDFSELISNYLMIDPDERKKIAQHLRAVINEVFINIVNHSNTSAIDEMVRFQFEMDMNFIVISIFDYGPGFQAESHYPPYPPYLLGKKYPLNRVLDGLVSYKILDPFTVSFIFEENIGSEIDFENKEHILRDHGLGLSIITKLMDQVTYSYLGEGRFDWKLVKQLSAFQTKE
- a CDS encoding biotin--[acetyl-CoA-carboxylase] ligase, which translates into the protein MIDSTNAHLLGLARDGAPEGTVVLSEFQTAGRGRKERRWFSSKGKNLLLSILLRPELEIEYAQKITLASAIILANTIDQYLKNKNLPPVDIRFKWPNDLLVNNRKLSGILAESILQDKKIVALVLGVGINLNEMPEERDPAIRDLAVSLKELTGADIDREDFLCLFLENFEKDYERFERTLYRQVIDEWKQRCNQFGQKVLLETPFGEQEAIVRDINDSGFLVYEDMAGKLHALVTGEIISGHKDASGF
- a CDS encoding IS1634 family transposase — translated: MFIKEVTKKNKGYDKTFVYHQLVESYRTEKGPRQRKLLNLGKLTIPKDQWKTLANRIEEIISGQTSLIEVDEQIEQLAQRYASLLIQNKLKQEKVEKKESPQETETIFTGSVKFRDARSIGGEYISLMMLRKLKFNELLKKLGFKEKDIKLAELLIVGRLVHPSSEWATLRWVKKQSAIDELLELDLSRLSHNKLYRITDQLLEHKDKIENGLVEQERLLFSLQEKIILYDLTNTYFESSRTSELKARGRSKDKRHDMPLVTLGLVLDEDGFPKESRLFSGNVSEPETLSKILDTIGGKVRKLIILDAGIATEENLQLITKRGHDYLVVSRSKPEIEIEENAFKEINHDQRHKVEAYLYRKDKELYLYCRSASRQKKEEAIRQFHQQRFEAELKYAAESLHKKRGTKKYPKVLERIGRIKERHAKVAYFYDITVEHHNGIVTEISWKIKDEQKMDDRFSGTYYLRTSRLDLTDREIWQLYISLTDVEDGFRSLKSELGLRPNFHQKDKRIEGHIFISILAFHVLISLQKQLHDAGVYHRWTTIRELLSVQQRVSVEMKTQKGDLLVIRDTTEPEAIHYLMAQAFKIKPKPLGMKKIRI